One stretch of Cedecea neteri DNA includes these proteins:
- a CDS encoding DUF2884 domain-containing protein: MIRKVLLGALLVTAASAHADYQCSVNPRDDVVISPQSVQVVGENGNLVIAPDGSVKYNGVQKTLSAAQRQQALNYQKALRTDLPWIDNGARSRVEKSRIALDGIIAKQVGESSSMRSRLTKLDAQLKEQMNRIIERRQDGLTFHYKAVDQVRADGQQLVNQAMGGILQDSINEMGAQAVLKGGGNPLQNVLGNLGGLQTAVQNEWNNQEADFQKFGKDVCDRVITLEQSRKALVSGLK; encoded by the coding sequence ATGATCCGTAAGGTTCTTTTAGGCGCACTGCTGGTCACCGCCGCTTCGGCGCACGCTGACTATCAGTGCAGCGTAAATCCACGCGATGACGTGGTCATTAGCCCGCAGTCCGTTCAGGTCGTGGGTGAGAACGGCAACCTGGTGATTGCGCCTGACGGCAGCGTCAAATACAACGGCGTTCAGAAGACGCTGAGCGCGGCACAGCGCCAGCAGGCGTTGAACTACCAAAAAGCTCTGCGCACGGATTTACCGTGGATTGATAACGGTGCCCGTTCTCGCGTAGAGAAAAGCCGCATAGCGCTGGACGGCATTATTGCGAAGCAGGTCGGGGAGAGCAGCAGCATGCGCAGCCGCCTGACCAAGCTGGATGCCCAGCTAAAAGAGCAGATGAACCGTATTATCGAGCGCCGCCAGGACGGGCTGACGTTCCACTATAAAGCCGTCGATCAGGTGAGGGCCGATGGCCAGCAGCTGGTGAACCAGGCGATGGGCGGCATTCTGCAGGATAGCATTAATGAAATGGGCGCGCAGGCGGTGCTGAAAGGCGGCGGCAACCCGCTGCAGAATGTGCTGGGTAACCTCGGCGGCCTGCAAACGGCGGTTCAGAACGAGTGGAATAATCAGGAAGCGGATTTTCAGAAGTTCGGTAAAGATGTGTGTGACCGCGTGATCACCCTTGAGCAGAGCCGCAAGGCGCTGGTGAGCGGGCTTAAGTAA
- a CDS encoding YggL family protein: MAKNRSRRLRKKMHIEEFQELGFSIAWRFPEGTSEEQIDKTVDELIAEVIAPNKLAFDGSGYLVWEGLVCMEEIGKCTEEHQALVRKWLEDRKLEDVRISDLFDVWWD; this comes from the coding sequence ATGGCAAAGAATCGTAGCCGTCGTCTGCGTAAGAAAATGCACATCGAAGAGTTCCAGGAACTGGGGTTCTCGATTGCCTGGCGCTTCCCGGAGGGCACTTCCGAAGAGCAAATCGATAAAACCGTGGACGAGCTGATCGCTGAAGTGATTGCGCCGAACAAGCTGGCGTTTGACGGCAGTGGTTACCTGGTCTGGGAAGGCCTGGTGTGCATGGAAGAGATTGGCAAATGCACCGAAGAGCATCAGGCGCTGGTGCGTAAATGGTTAGAAGACCGCAAGCTCGAAGATGTTCGCATTAGCGATCTGTTCGACGTCTGGTGGGACTAA
- the ansB gene encoding L-asparaginase 2, whose amino-acid sequence MKFFGKMALLTVVMGFSSAALALPHVTILATGGTIAGGGDSATKSNYTAGKVGVENLVNAVPQLKDLAVVKGEQVVNIGSQDMNDRVWLTLAKKINADCDKTDGFVITHGTDTMEETAYFLDLTVKCNKPVVLVGAMRPSTSMSADGPFNLYNAVVAAVDPQSANRGVMVVMNDTVLDGRDVTKTSTTDVATFKSVNFGPLGYIHNGKIDYQRTPVRKHTTSTPFDVSTLSELPKVGIIYNYANASDLPVKALVDDGYEGIVSAGVGNGNLYKTVFDTLATAAHEGTVVVRSSRVPTGYTTRDAEVDDGKYGFVASGSLNPQKARVLLQLALTKTNDPKQIQEMFNQY is encoded by the coding sequence ATGAAGTTTTTTGGAAAAATGGCGCTTCTCACAGTAGTTATGGGGTTCAGCAGTGCAGCCCTTGCTTTGCCTCATGTCACTATTTTGGCAACCGGCGGCACTATTGCCGGAGGCGGTGATTCGGCAACGAAATCTAATTACACCGCCGGTAAAGTCGGCGTAGAGAATTTGGTTAACGCGGTACCGCAGCTAAAAGATCTGGCGGTGGTGAAGGGCGAGCAGGTCGTTAATATCGGTTCGCAGGATATGAACGATCGGGTCTGGCTGACGCTGGCGAAGAAAATTAACGCCGACTGCGATAAAACCGATGGGTTTGTTATTACCCACGGCACGGACACGATGGAGGAAACCGCCTATTTCCTCGATCTCACGGTGAAATGTAATAAGCCGGTGGTTCTGGTAGGCGCGATGCGTCCGTCGACCTCGATGAGCGCCGATGGCCCATTTAACCTCTATAACGCGGTGGTCGCGGCCGTTGACCCGCAGTCTGCCAACCGTGGGGTGATGGTGGTAATGAATGATACCGTGCTGGATGGGCGTGACGTCACCAAAACCAGTACTACGGATGTTGCGACGTTCAAGTCCGTCAACTTTGGCCCGTTGGGCTATATCCATAATGGCAAAATTGACTATCAACGCACCCCGGTGCGTAAGCACACAACGTCCACGCCGTTTGACGTATCGACGCTGAGCGAGCTGCCGAAGGTGGGTATTATCTATAACTATGCTAATGCCTCTGACCTGCCGGTGAAAGCGCTGGTGGACGATGGCTATGAAGGGATCGTTAGCGCCGGTGTGGGCAACGGTAACCTGTATAAGACCGTGTTCGATACTCTTGCGACCGCCGCGCACGAGGGGACCGTTGTGGTTCGCTCATCGCGAGTGCCGACAGGTTACACTACCCGTGATGCGGAAGTGGATGATGGGAAGTATGGTTTTGTCGCCTCTGGTTCGCTGAACCCGCAAAAAGCCCGCGTGCTGTTGCAGCTGGCGCTGACTAAAACCAACGATCCGAAGCAAATTCAGGAAATGTTTAACCAGTACTGA
- the trmB gene encoding tRNA (guanosine(46)-N7)-methyltransferase TrmB, with translation MKNDVISPEFNEEGRVLRRIRSFVRRQGRLTKGQQHALDNYWPVMGVEFQAEPADFSEIFGREAPVTLEIGFGMGTSLVAMAQTNPQHNYLGIEVHSPGVGACLSTAHEAGVENLRVMCHDAVEVLENMIPDNSLNMVQLFFPDPWHKARHNKRRIVQVPFADLVKRKLKLGGVFHMATDWEPYAEHMLEVMSSIEGYKNQSESHDYVPRPDSRPVTKFEQRGHRLGHGVWDLMFERVK, from the coding sequence ATGAAGAATGACGTCATTTCACCGGAATTTAATGAAGAAGGCCGTGTACTGCGCCGCATCCGCAGCTTTGTCCGTCGCCAGGGGCGTCTGACAAAAGGCCAGCAGCACGCGCTGGATAACTACTGGCCGGTGATGGGCGTTGAGTTCCAGGCCGAGCCTGCCGACTTTAGCGAGATTTTTGGCCGCGAAGCGCCGGTCACGCTGGAAATCGGTTTTGGTATGGGCACTTCGCTGGTGGCCATGGCGCAAACCAATCCGCAGCACAACTACCTCGGTATTGAAGTGCATTCACCGGGCGTGGGCGCCTGCCTGAGCACCGCGCATGAAGCCGGCGTGGAGAACCTCCGCGTGATGTGCCACGACGCGGTGGAAGTGTTGGAAAACATGATTCCTGACAATTCTTTGAACATGGTTCAGCTGTTTTTCCCTGATCCATGGCATAAAGCGCGTCATAATAAACGCCGTATCGTTCAGGTACCGTTTGCTGACCTTGTGAAGCGTAAGCTGAAGCTGGGCGGCGTGTTCCATATGGCAACCGACTGGGAACCTTATGCTGAACATATGCTCGAAGTGATGTCCTCTATCGAAGGGTATAAAAACCAGTCGGAGAGTCACGACTACGTACCGCGTCCGGACTCACGTCCAGTGACCAAATTTGAACAACGTGGCCATCGTCTTGGCCACGGCGTATGGGACTTAATGTTCGAGAGGGTGAAATAA